A window of Candidatus Saccharibacteria bacterium contains these coding sequences:
- a CDS encoding right-handed parallel beta-helix repeat-containing protein, translating to MQHKQSSRGFASLNSRIALGVSVVVVLMGAVLLVRIFAAAAVGMVEPESATRTAGAEPRNDNQASQGSYLLFGAAGVPPSDGTGVLDIRSLGVACDGVLDDTGPLQAALSTLKPGQTVKIPEGVTCRHNDLLHITQPGVRIEGPGTLMATNEERSGMWLMAKGITLENLKLTIGATTKRWEAYEQQRLRLAADDITIRKVKIEGSAAAGMYIGGKSGNFLVEDVEVLNTRADGIHTTQGAHDGIIRRPLVSGVGDDGVAMVSYVQDVDVVRAVTIESPKILNNTNGRGISVVGGEDITYKDIHIEGSNAAAVYIAAEGQWNTHGVKRVKVLGGSISGANTNAAVDHGAVFLYSSQDQYAVEDTVLQDITITDTNPAISRQVGIVTDGAARVLRSDLTNFTINGGGQSVFTSDEVVTEYNTLNWKRDGVALPDHKGF from the coding sequence ATGCAACACAAACAATCCAGCCGTGGCTTTGCCTCGCTCAACTCGCGCATCGCGTTGGGTGTCAGCGTCGTGGTCGTACTGATGGGAGCGGTGCTGCTGGTACGTATCTTTGCGGCGGCGGCAGTCGGCATGGTCGAGCCAGAGTCCGCCACTCGGACTGCCGGTGCTGAACCGCGCAATGACAACCAGGCTTCGCAGGGCAGCTACCTGCTGTTTGGTGCGGCGGGCGTGCCGCCGTCAGACGGTACCGGCGTGCTCGATATCCGCAGTCTGGGCGTCGCCTGTGACGGCGTCCTGGATGATACCGGGCCGCTACAGGCCGCACTGAGCACCCTCAAGCCCGGCCAGACGGTCAAAATCCCCGAAGGCGTGACCTGCCGCCACAACGACCTTCTGCACATCACCCAACCTGGCGTGCGTATCGAAGGTCCTGGTACCCTGATGGCCACCAACGAGGAGCGCTCCGGCATGTGGCTGATGGCGAAGGGCATTACGCTGGAGAATCTCAAGCTGACCATCGGTGCCACCACCAAGCGCTGGGAGGCGTACGAACAGCAGCGCCTGCGTCTGGCAGCTGATGACATCACTATCCGCAAGGTGAAGATCGAAGGCAGCGCAGCCGCCGGCATGTACATCGGCGGTAAGTCCGGCAACTTCCTGGTAGAAGACGTCGAGGTGCTGAACACCAGGGCCGACGGCATCCACACCACCCAGGGCGCTCACGACGGCATCATCCGCCGCCCGCTCGTCAGCGGCGTCGGTGATGATGGCGTGGCCATGGTGTCGTATGTGCAGGATGTCGATGTAGTGCGGGCCGTCACCATCGAGTCGCCAAAAATTTTAAATAACACCAACGGCCGCGGTATATCGGTGGTGGGCGGCGAGGATATCACCTATAAAGACATCCATATCGAAGGCTCCAATGCTGCCGCCGTCTATATCGCCGCCGAAGGGCAGTGGAACACCCATGGCGTCAAGCGGGTGAAGGTGCTGGGCGGCTCTATCAGCGGCGCCAACACCAATGCGGCCGTCGATCATGGCGCGGTCTTCCTCTATAGCTCGCAGGACCAATATGCCGTGGAGGACACGGTACTGCAGGACATCACTATCACCGACACGAATCCGGCCATTTCGCGGCAGGTAGGCATCGTGACGGATGGGGCGGCGCGGGTCTTGCGCTCCGACCTTACTAACTTCACCATCAATGGCGGCGGCCAATCGGTATTCACCTCTGATGAAGTGGTGACAGAATATAATACGCTGAAT
- a CDS encoding DNA translocase FtsK: protein MAKRKTRKKAPVKSAPKHVVPNGFWVQTTAILLLTFSVLLLVAMVGVGGPAPEFILDASRATFGVMAYVLPLLLGYFAIQLFREEEKRPSPVPVVVSFFCLSFIAGFAHLFVADPTRMALASAGQGGGLVGYGIDSLAFNFFDELGTGITLLVLALISFVFVLKTLPADPFMRLWNWFKNDYGVAENEATASRLRNPLSGLSARRAAAAEAGGIPPEPIKSAPIGELKLNRGVPTLDQAAGDDAPKEQKGLSSLRNSVKPDKAAEEQAALTTKNDPTWVAPSVDLLEKKQSPANAGDVKANAQIIQDTLAEFNINVEMEGANIGPKVTQYTLKPPAGVKLTRITQLETNIALNLAAQAIRIEAPIPGQRAVGIEVPNIKAADVRLSGILNSKAWTGGTQPLAFAVGKDIAGEAVVGELNKMPHLLIAGQTGSGKSVMINTLLTSLLYRNSPAEMKLILVDPKQVEMAPYEDIPHLLTPVITQPEKCISALKWAVNEMERRYSLLAEEKVRDIKSYNERQRADGETMPYIVIVIDELADLMMLAARDVEALIVRLAQKARAVGIHLVLATQRPSVDVITGLIKANVPARIAFTVASQIDSRTILDQMGAEKLLGQGDMLMLTPSMSKPRRIQGAWVTDDEVMKVTDHIRLQRAPEYDDEVVAQAVQLGKGGNGSNVVDFDGGGGSDDDMYNDAVRVVVEAGKASTSLLQRRLRIGYSRAARIIEELEEQGVIGPADGSRPREVLMRPGQETASLIDDVRVDA from the coding sequence ATGGCTAAAAGAAAGACCCGCAAGAAAGCTCCCGTCAAAAGCGCTCCCAAGCACGTCGTACCCAATGGATTCTGGGTGCAGACCACTGCCATCCTGTTGCTGACGTTCTCCGTCCTGCTGCTGGTGGCGATGGTCGGCGTCGGCGGCCCGGCGCCCGAATTCATCCTTGACGCCAGCCGCGCCACCTTCGGCGTCATGGCGTATGTGCTGCCGTTGTTGCTCGGCTATTTCGCCATCCAGCTCTTCCGCGAGGAAGAGAAGCGGCCGTCACCGGTTCCGGTGGTCGTCTCATTCTTCTGCCTGAGTTTCATCGCTGGCTTCGCCCACCTGTTCGTCGCCGACCCGACCCGGATGGCCCTGGCTTCGGCAGGGCAGGGCGGCGGCCTGGTCGGTTACGGCATTGACAGCCTGGCCTTCAATTTCTTTGACGAGCTGGGCACTGGCATCACGCTGCTGGTTCTGGCCCTGATCTCCTTCGTCTTCGTCCTCAAGACCTTGCCGGCCGACCCCTTCATGCGCCTCTGGAACTGGTTTAAGAACGATTATGGCGTAGCCGAGAACGAAGCTACCGCCAGCCGCCTGCGTAACCCGCTCAGCGGCCTGTCTGCCCGCCGCGCCGCCGCTGCCGAAGCTGGTGGCATTCCGCCCGAACCCATCAAGAGCGCGCCCATCGGCGAACTCAAGCTGAACCGCGGCGTCCCGACCCTCGACCAGGCCGCCGGCGATGACGCGCCAAAGGAACAGAAGGGCCTCTCATCACTGCGTAACAGCGTCAAACCCGACAAGGCCGCCGAAGAACAGGCCGCCCTGACCACCAAGAACGATCCCACCTGGGTCGCCCCCAGCGTCGACCTGCTCGAGAAGAAACAATCGCCCGCCAACGCCGGCGACGTCAAGGCCAACGCCCAAATCATCCAGGACACCCTGGCCGAGTTCAATATCAATGTCGAGATGGAAGGTGCCAACATCGGCCCCAAGGTCACACAGTATACGCTGAAACCACCGGCCGGCGTCAAGCTGACCCGCATCACTCAGCTCGAGACCAACATCGCCCTCAACCTGGCCGCCCAGGCCATCCGTATCGAAGCGCCGATTCCCGGTCAGCGCGCCGTCGGTATCGAGGTGCCGAACATCAAGGCCGCCGACGTCCGCCTCTCTGGCATCCTCAATTCCAAAGCCTGGACCGGGGGTACGCAGCCGTTGGCCTTCGCTGTCGGTAAGGATATCGCCGGTGAAGCCGTGGTGGGTGAGCTCAACAAGATGCCGCACCTCCTCATCGCCGGTCAGACCGGCTCCGGTAAGTCCGTCATGATTAACACGTTGCTGACCAGCCTGTTGTACCGCAACAGCCCGGCCGAGATGAAGCTCATCCTGGTCGACCCCAAGCAGGTGGAAATGGCTCCGTACGAAGATATCCCGCACCTGCTGACCCCGGTCATCACCCAGCCGGAGAAATGTATCAGCGCCCTCAAATGGGCCGTCAACGAGATGGAACGCCGCTACAGCCTGCTGGCCGAAGAGAAGGTCCGCGACATCAAGAGCTACAACGAGCGCCAGCGCGCCGACGGCGAGACCATGCCGTACATCGTCATCGTCATTGATGAGCTGGCCGATCTGATGATGCTGGCCGCCCGCGACGTTGAAGCCCTGATTGTGCGCCTGGCCCAGAAAGCCCGCGCCGTCGGCATCCACTTGGTCCTGGCCACCCAGCGCCCAAGCGTCGACGTCATTACCGGTCTGATCAAGGCCAACGTTCCGGCCCGTATCGCCTTTACCGTCGCCAGCCAGATTGATAGCCGCACCATCCTCGACCAGATGGGCGCCGAGAAACTGCTGGGGCAGGGTGACATGCTGATGCTGACGCCAAGCATGAGCAAGCCGCGCCGTATCCAGGGTGCCTGGGTGACCGACGACGAGGTTATGAAAGTCACCGACCATATCCGCCTGCAGCGCGCCCCTGAATATGATGACGAGGTCGTGGCCCAGGCTGTCCAGCTGGGCAAAGGTGGCAATGGCAGTAACGTCGTCGACTTCGACGGCGGTGGCGGCAGCGACGACGACATGTACAACGACGCCGTCCGCGTGGTGGTCGAGGCCGGCAAGGCCAGCACCAGCCTGCTGCAGCGCCGCCTGCGCATCGGCTATTCCCGCGCCGCCCGCATCATTGAAGAATTGGAAGAACAGGGCGTTATCGGCCCGGCTGATGGTTCCCGCCCGCGTGAGGTGCTGATGCGCCCCGGCCAGGAGACGGCCTCGCTGATCGATGACGTCCGCGTCGACGCCTAA
- a CDS encoding neutral zinc metallopeptidase, with product MQPSVPRLSRTAARLLLVLAILLTGHAALPATAMAQPPVLVPVPAPLDRLGTTTPEVAGPAEAFQSGVLPGQVPPLPEAQQYMLAVMTDLDRVWTEYFLRIGLQEPGVTYHVITPGDTTAVSVCVPGGYIPADYNNAFYCDQDYDAATGYQGKLFLPLQTFVNMWGGSIFGRPSLQAGDFAAATVEAHEFGHHIQAELQAQLNLPPIQGPGGVRIKEKELIADCFAGVWAYTAYYSQYLEGTDVEEAVWGLNTIGDAVAGGTDPHGSPQERSAAFLLGYNTGKPGDCINNYWPGVRA from the coding sequence GTGCAACCTTCCGTGCCGCGGCTCAGCCGGACGGCAGCCAGGCTGCTGCTCGTGCTGGCCATCCTGCTGACAGGGCACGCAGCCCTGCCGGCGACCGCCATGGCCCAGCCGCCCGTACTCGTGCCCGTACCCGCACCGCTCGACCGGCTCGGCACCACCACGCCGGAGGTGGCCGGGCCCGCCGAGGCCTTCCAGAGCGGCGTGCTGCCCGGCCAGGTGCCGCCGCTGCCAGAGGCGCAGCAGTACATGCTGGCCGTCATGACCGACCTTGACCGGGTCTGGACCGAGTATTTCCTGCGGATCGGTCTTCAGGAGCCCGGGGTCACCTACCACGTGATCACACCGGGCGACACCACCGCGGTCAGCGTCTGCGTGCCGGGCGGGTACATCCCGGCCGACTACAACAACGCCTTCTATTGCGACCAGGACTACGACGCCGCCACTGGCTACCAGGGTAAGCTGTTCCTGCCGCTGCAGACCTTCGTGAACATGTGGGGCGGCTCGATCTTCGGGCGGCCCTCGCTGCAGGCGGGGGACTTCGCGGCGGCAACTGTCGAGGCACACGAGTTCGGTCATCACATCCAGGCCGAACTGCAGGCGCAGCTGAACCTGCCGCCCATCCAGGGTCCCGGCGGTGTCCGCATCAAGGAGAAGGAACTGATCGCCGACTGCTTCGCCGGCGTCTGGGCCTACACGGCGTACTACAGTCAGTACCTGGAGGGCACTGACGTCGAGGAGGCGGTCTGGGGCCTCAATACCATTGGTGACGCTGTGGCCGGCGGCACCGATCCGCACGGCAGCCCGCAGGAGCGTTCAGCCGCCTTCCTGCTCGGCTACAACACCGGCAAGCCGGGCGACTGCATCAACAACTACTGGCCGGGCGTCCGCGCCTGA
- a CDS encoding neutral zinc metallopeptidase, with translation MRSALRKVRLPAALLLLVAVLTTGCGSAGSTGSAASPAASSVAGQTPIPGLATASDGQAPARTTGAAGASGELGGLATMRLPQAQSNEAFQSEVLSTGTPSAAEATAYITAVVEDADQTWSQIFADSGLAEPTVSYAIIQPGSTGISSECTGGQPIPSDFNNAFYCWGDADPGTGYVGALYFPVETFMQMWNGQIFGRDSLQAGDFGAAVVIGHEFGHHIQAELQEQLQLVPIAAANGAKLKEGELIADCFAGVWAYSAYSRSRLDETDVQEGIEAIAAIGDLEEGGDDPHGTAAERVDAFYAGYREGRPATCVQLYWPGVTVN, from the coding sequence GTGCGAAGTGCGCTGAGAAAGGTGCGGCTGCCAGCTGCATTGCTGCTGCTGGTGGCAGTGCTGACAACAGGCTGCGGCTCCGCTGGTAGTACCGGCAGCGCCGCCAGCCCTGCGGCGAGCAGCGTGGCCGGGCAGACTCCGATACCGGGGCTGGCGACCGCTTCTGACGGCCAGGCCCCGGCCCGGACGACCGGTGCTGCCGGTGCTTCCGGCGAGCTGGGCGGCCTGGCCACCATGCGCCTGCCGCAGGCGCAGTCCAACGAGGCCTTCCAGAGCGAGGTCCTCAGTACCGGCACGCCGTCGGCAGCCGAAGCGACCGCCTACATCACGGCGGTGGTGGAGGATGCCGACCAGACCTGGTCGCAGATCTTCGCCGATTCCGGCCTGGCCGAGCCCACGGTCAGCTACGCCATCATCCAGCCGGGCAGTACCGGCATCAGCAGTGAGTGCACCGGCGGCCAGCCCATCCCGTCGGATTTCAACAACGCCTTCTACTGCTGGGGCGATGCCGACCCGGGCACCGGCTACGTCGGCGCCCTGTACTTCCCGGTCGAGACGTTCATGCAGATGTGGAACGGCCAGATCTTCGGGCGGGACTCGCTCCAGGCCGGCGACTTCGGCGCTGCCGTCGTCATCGGTCACGAGTTCGGCCATCACATCCAGGCCGAACTGCAGGAGCAGCTGCAACTGGTGCCGATTGCCGCGGCCAACGGTGCCAAGCTGAAGGAAGGCGAGCTGATCGCCGACTGCTTCGCCGGCGTCTGGGCCTACTCGGCCTACAGCCGCAGCAGGCTCGACGAAACGGACGTCCAGGAGGGCATCGAGGCCATCGCGGCCATCGGTGACCTCGAGGAAGGCGGCGACGACCCGCACGGCACTGCCGCCGAGCGGGTGGATGCCTTCTACGCGGGCTACCGCGAGGGCCGTCCAGCCACCTGTGTGCAGCTGTACTGGCCCGGTGTTACGGTCAACTAG
- a CDS encoding ribonuclease J: MGQRRLAKPQADDVSKRPNNNGKNNNQQQNTILARTQTRRGEVQRAARRVSENVNMTASQHVITVPVNKSPYNGYGGKQFVLNNEAKRRMQQADGRGLPSLKVIPIGGLGEMGIGKNMMAIEYDNDIIVIDMGFLFPGSDYPGINYIVPDITYLEERKHKIRGVVFTHGHLDHIGAFRHLIHRIPAPVYASKFTMGMLERTMEEATSGFKPEMHILNPDAHERIQLGDSFGIELVRVNHSIPDATAVVIRTPIGTLVDTGDWRFEENPVDGKQFDLERLTEIATKEGILLLMNESTNCESEGTHHHGEHEIKESFEQIMERHPNNRLIISSFSSQIHRIQMILEAAQKHGRKVAFAGYSMIQNLEVALRSGVIRVPKDTIVKMEDLVKYPDGKVTIVCTGSQGEFNAVLNRMASGSHKHIKIKSTDIVVLSSNPIPGNEKYVVRTVDGLMREGSDVFQNGKSHLDHTGPLHLSGHGYYDDHVKLINALNPKYYLPIHGEFHMLVHNAELAEKECGIPKENIFVCDAGDVVEFKHDGTAAKIGRIPVGGIMYDDSGDEVSEVVLKDRIHMATEGMFVVVLTLHRQSGRLLTSPDIISRGFIYLRDSEELMGLIRQYLKQKVARSFGPGRKSDLDLVKKELKDDISHILYDQTRRTPIVIPVINEVSAATSTPAAGERVNARATGRAAAQTAPAAAAAGRGRQPGQGRRNPRQPIIPPPAVKPAEREVGA; encoded by the coding sequence ATGGGACAACGCCGATTAGCCAAACCGCAAGCCGATGACGTCAGTAAACGGCCGAACAACAACGGTAAGAACAATAATCAGCAGCAAAATACCATCCTGGCCCGCACCCAGACCCGCCGCGGCGAGGTCCAGCGCGCCGCCCGGCGCGTCAGCGAGAACGTCAATATGACCGCCAGTCAGCACGTCATCACCGTGCCGGTCAACAAATCACCATACAACGGCTACGGCGGTAAGCAGTTCGTCCTCAATAACGAGGCCAAGCGCCGCATGCAGCAGGCCGACGGTCGCGGACTGCCCAGCCTGAAGGTCATTCCCATCGGCGGCCTTGGCGAGATGGGCATCGGCAAGAACATGATGGCCATCGAGTACGACAACGACATCATCGTCATCGACATGGGCTTTTTGTTCCCGGGCAGCGATTACCCGGGCATCAACTACATCGTGCCGGATATCACCTATCTGGAGGAGCGCAAGCATAAGATCCGCGGCGTCGTCTTTACCCACGGCCACCTGGACCACATCGGCGCCTTCCGCCACCTGATCCACCGCATTCCGGCTCCGGTCTACGCCAGCAAGTTCACCATGGGCATGCTGGAGCGTACCATGGAGGAGGCCACCAGCGGTTTCAAGCCGGAAATGCACATCCTCAACCCCGACGCGCACGAGCGCATCCAGCTGGGTGACTCCTTCGGTATCGAGCTGGTCCGCGTCAACCACTCCATCCCGGACGCGACCGCCGTCGTCATCCGTACGCCGATCGGCACCCTGGTCGACACCGGAGACTGGCGTTTTGAGGAAAACCCGGTCGACGGCAAGCAGTTCGACCTGGAACGCCTGACCGAGATCGCCACCAAAGAGGGCATCCTGCTGCTGATGAACGAAAGCACCAACTGCGAGAGCGAAGGCACGCACCACCACGGCGAGCACGAGATCAAAGAGAGCTTCGAGCAGATAATGGAGCGCCACCCCAATAACCGCCTGATCATCAGTAGCTTCTCCAGCCAGATCCACCGCATCCAGATGATCCTGGAAGCTGCTCAGAAACACGGCCGCAAGGTCGCCTTCGCCGGCTACAGCATGATTCAGAACCTTGAGGTCGCCCTGCGCTCCGGCGTCATCCGCGTCCCCAAGGACACCATCGTCAAGATGGAAGATCTGGTCAAATACCCCGACGGCAAGGTGACCATCGTCTGTACCGGTAGCCAGGGTGAGTTCAATGCCGTGCTGAACCGTATGGCCAGCGGCTCGCACAAGCACATCAAGATCAAGTCGACCGACATCGTCGTACTGAGCTCCAACCCGATCCCCGGCAACGAGAAGTACGTCGTCCGCACCGTCGACGGCCTGATGCGCGAAGGCTCCGACGTCTTCCAGAACGGCAAGAGCCACCTGGACCACACCGGCCCGCTGCACCTTTCCGGCCACGGCTACTACGACGACCACGTCAAGCTCATCAACGCCCTCAACCCCAAGTACTACCTGCCGATCCACGGTGAGTTCCACATGCTGGTCCACAACGCCGAGCTGGCCGAGAAGGAATGTGGCATCCCCAAGGAAAACATCTTCGTCTGTGACGCCGGTGATGTCGTCGAGTTCAAACACGACGGCACCGCCGCCAAGATCGGCCGCATCCCGGTCGGTGGCATTATGTACGACGACTCCGGTGACGAGGTCAGTGAGGTGGTGCTGAAGGACCGCATCCACATGGCCACCGAAGGCATGTTCGTCGTCGTACTGACGCTGCACCGCCAAAGCGGCCGGCTGCTGACCAGCCCGGATATCATCAGCCGCGGCTTCATCTACCTGCGCGACAGCGAGGAACTGATGGGCCTTATCCGCCAGTACCTCAAGCAGAAGGTGGCCCGCAGCTTCGGCCCCGGCCGCAAGAGTGACCTCGACCTGGTCAAGAAAGAGCTGAAGGACGACATCAGCCACATCCTCTATGACCAGACCCGCCGCACCCCGATTGTCATCCCGGTCATCAACGAGGTCAGCGCCGCCACCAGCACCCCGGCTGCCGGCGAGCGCGTCAACGCCCGCGCCACCGGCCGTGCCGCCGCCCAGACCGCACCGGCTGCCGCTGCCGCCGGCCGTGGCCGTCAGCCTGGTCAAGGCCGCCGCAATCCGCGCCAGCCGATCATTCCGCCGCCAGCGGTCAAGCCGGCGGAGCGGGAAGTGGGCGCATAG
- a CDS encoding uracil-DNA glycosylase, with amino-acid sequence MSTKQQLLDQIASDILAQNVCPDLAKTATQLVMGDGNPDADIVFIGEAPGKNEDEKGLPFVGAAGKFLDEMLASVSLERQDIYITNIVKYRPPDNRDPLPEEKKAFWPFLIRQLDVIAPAIVVTLGRHSMEYFLPGQKISQIHGEPKRIQFGERRIVVVPLFHPAAALYNGSLRATLLDDFARLPRIVELSKSDT; translated from the coding sequence GTGAGTACCAAGCAGCAACTTCTCGACCAGATCGCATCAGATATTCTCGCCCAGAATGTCTGCCCGGACCTGGCCAAGACCGCGACGCAGCTGGTAATGGGGGATGGGAATCCTGACGCCGATATCGTCTTCATCGGCGAGGCGCCAGGCAAGAACGAGGATGAGAAGGGGCTGCCGTTCGTCGGCGCCGCCGGTAAATTTCTGGACGAGATGCTGGCCAGTGTCAGCTTGGAGCGCCAGGATATTTATATCACCAACATCGTCAAATACCGGCCGCCGGACAATCGTGACCCTTTGCCGGAAGAGAAGAAGGCCTTCTGGCCGTTTCTCATCCGACAATTGGATGTGATTGCGCCCGCCATCGTCGTCACGCTTGGCCGGCACAGCATGGAGTATTTTCTGCCTGGTCAGAAGATCAGCCAGATCCATGGCGAGCCGAAGCGCATCCAATTCGGAGAACGCCGGATAGTCGTCGTACCGCTGTTCCACCCGGCAGCAGCGCTCTACAACGGCAGCCTGCGCGCTACCTTGCTCGATGATTTTGCCCGTTTGCCGCGCATCGTCGAGCTGAGCAAAAGCGACACATAA
- a CDS encoding C40 family peptidase encodes MALDIPLEEWQALPVEDEAPPEPSAASRTGIELVASSATRKAAMKTALSKVGAPYRYGAAGPRAFDCSGLVNYAYKSNGKKDLPRTSRALSRTGTPVSKGNLQPGDLVFFYKPVGHVGIYLGDNKMVHAPNRKSSVKVVDMTWHWKKFNTARRL; translated from the coding sequence ATGGCTCTGGACATCCCGCTCGAGGAGTGGCAGGCCCTGCCCGTCGAAGATGAAGCTCCGCCCGAGCCGTCGGCCGCCAGCCGCACGGGCATCGAGCTGGTAGCCTCTTCGGCGACCAGGAAGGCCGCCATGAAGACGGCCCTCAGCAAGGTGGGTGCTCCGTACCGCTACGGAGCGGCCGGCCCCCGGGCCTTCGACTGCTCGGGGCTGGTCAACTACGCCTACAAGTCCAACGGCAAGAAGGATCTGCCGCGGACATCCCGGGCCCTGTCCCGCACTGGCACGCCGGTGTCGAAGGGCAACCTGCAGCCGGGCGACCTGGTGTTCTTCTACAAGCCGGTCGGGCACGTCGGCATCTATCTTGGCGACAACAAGATGGTGCACGCGCCCAACAGGAAGTCGTCCGTCAAGGTCGTCGACATGACCTGGCACTGGAAGAAATTCAACACCGCCCGCCGTCTCTGA
- the pnp gene encoding polyribonucleotide nucleotidyltransferase: MISVSTELAGRTLTLEVNRVGFRTTASVLVRYGDTVVLGTTMVGNRPISGMDYFPLSIDYEEKFYASGKISGSRFIKREGRPSDEAILIGRLIDRPIRPLFPKGYRQEVQVVASVLSMDPDFRPDMVAMIAASAALSLTGTPFDGPVAGLRVSRVDGQFKAFATAEEREASDLDLVVAGIEGGITMVEAGADEVSEDVVADALEWAFAAYQPAIALQKELVAKLKPAEQTYELILPNEDIQKVVDEWVEGKLGKTLHRPYPERNELIADLRDQFHAAMIEKVGEEEYQALHGEYDEAFTSALHKDVRRGIVESGTRPDGRGLDEVRQLSSEVGLLPRTHGSSLFTRGVTQALNIVTLAPLSYAQLVDTMEVNDGQRRYMHHYNAPGYTVGEVKRLGSPGRREIGHGYLAERAVIPMLPAIEDFPYAIRSVTEIMSQNGSTSMAATCSSVLALMDAGVPLKRPVSGIAMGLMMDGDTPYVLSDIADAEDFAGDMDFKVTGTEKGITAIQMDMKVHGLPVTVLREALHKSKPGRAHILAHMLETLAAPRPELSPYAPQIEKIMIKPEKIREVIGKGGEVINKIIAETGAQIDINDDGLVMVAAVDAKSIAAAIQMIENIVAEPEVGRIYDGIVVKIMEFGAFVNIMPGRDGLVHISRMAESRVEKVTDVVSEGDKVRVKLTAIDDQGRLNLSMTEAAKDDAARAGTNDAARAGKDAKPEAIK; this comes from the coding sequence ATCATCTCGGTCTCGACCGAACTGGCCGGCCGTACCCTGACGCTCGAAGTTAACCGTGTCGGCTTCCGCACCACCGCCAGCGTCCTGGTGCGCTACGGCGATACCGTCGTGCTTGGCACTACCATGGTCGGCAACCGGCCGATCAGCGGCATGGACTATTTCCCGTTGAGCATCGACTACGAAGAAAAGTTTTATGCAAGCGGCAAGATCAGCGGCAGCCGTTTCATCAAAAGGGAAGGCCGTCCAAGCGATGAAGCCATCCTGATCGGCCGCCTCATCGACCGCCCGATCCGCCCGCTCTTCCCGAAGGGTTACCGCCAGGAAGTCCAGGTCGTGGCCAGCGTCCTCTCGATGGACCCCGATTTCCGCCCCGACATGGTCGCCATGATCGCTGCCAGCGCCGCCCTCAGCCTGACCGGCACGCCGTTTGACGGTCCGGTCGCCGGCCTGCGCGTCTCCCGCGTGGACGGCCAGTTCAAGGCCTTTGCCACGGCCGAAGAACGTGAGGCCTCCGACCTCGACCTGGTCGTCGCCGGTATTGAAGGTGGTATCACCATGGTCGAAGCCGGTGCCGACGAGGTCAGTGAAGACGTCGTCGCCGACGCCCTGGAATGGGCCTTCGCCGCCTATCAGCCAGCCATCGCCCTGCAAAAGGAACTGGTGGCCAAGCTGAAGCCGGCCGAGCAGACCTACGAACTGATCCTGCCGAACGAAGACATCCAGAAGGTCGTTGACGAATGGGTCGAAGGCAAGCTGGGCAAGACGCTGCACCGCCCGTACCCGGAGCGCAACGAGCTGATCGCCGACCTGCGCGACCAGTTCCATGCCGCCATGATCGAGAAGGTCGGCGAAGAAGAATACCAGGCTCTGCATGGCGAATACGATGAGGCCTTTACGAGCGCCCTGCACAAGGACGTTCGTCGCGGTATCGTCGAAAGTGGTACGCGTCCGGATGGCAGGGGGCTCGATGAAGTCCGCCAGCTTAGCAGCGAGGTCGGCCTCCTGCCGCGCACCCACGGTTCCAGCCTGTTTACCCGCGGCGTCACCCAGGCCTTGAACATCGTCACGCTGGCACCGCTCAGCTACGCCCAGCTGGTCGACACGATGGAGGTTAACGATGGCCAGCGCCGCTACATGCACCACTACAACGCCCCCGGCTACACTGTCGGCGAGGTCAAGCGCCTGGGTAGCCCGGGCCGCCGCGAAATCGGTCACGGCTACCTGGCTGAGCGCGCCGTTATCCCGATGCTGCCTGCCATCGAGGACTTCCCGTACGCCATCCGCAGCGTCACCGAGATCATGAGCCAGAACGGCTCCACCAGCATGGCCGCCACCTGTAGTAGCGTCCTGGCCCTGATGGACGCCGGTGTGCCACTGAAGCGCCCGGTTTCCGGTATCGCCATGGGACTCATGATGGATGGAGATACCCCATACGTCCTGAGCGACATCGCCGACGCCGAAGACTTCGCCGGCGACATGGACTTCAAGGTCACCGGTACCGAGAAAGGCATCACCGCCATCCAGATGGACATGAAGGTCCATGGCCTGCCGGTCACCGTCCTGCGTGAGGCACTGCACAAGTCCAAGCCCGGCCGCGCCCACATCCTGGCCCACATGCTGGAAACACTGGCCGCACCGCGCCCGGAGCTGAGCCCGTACGCCCCGCAGATCGAGAAGATCATGATCAAGCCGGAAAAGATCCGCGAGGTCATCGGTAAGGGCGGGGAAGTCATCAACAAGATTATCGCCGAGACCGGCGCCCAGATCGACATCAACGACGACGGCCTGGTCATGGTGGCCGCGGTCGACGCGAAGAGCATCGCCGCCGCCATCCAGATGATTGAAAACATCGTTGCCGAGCCGGAAGTCGGCCGCATCTACGATGGTATCGTCGTCAAGATCATGGAATTCGGCGCCTTCGTCAACATCATGCCTGGCCGCGACGGCCTGGTGCACATCTCGCGCATGGCCGAAAGCCGCGTGGAGAAGGTGACCGACGTGGTGAGCGAGGGTGATAAGGTGCGGGTCAAGCTGACGGCTATTGATGACCAGGGCCGGTTGAACCTGAGCATGACGGAAGCCGCTAAGGATGATGCCGCCCGTGCCGGGACGAATGATGCCGCCCGTGCCGGTAAGGATGCCAAGCCGGAGGCCATCAAGTAA